The following is a genomic window from Trichomycterus rosablanca isolate fTriRos1 chromosome 24, fTriRos1.hap1, whole genome shotgun sequence.
AGCATCTTCACTAACCATGCTAAGATGGGGGTTGTTGCCCAAACGTAACTTAATAAGACTTCTTGACTCACCAAAAGTCCCTTTAGGGATCTCTGTCAGGTTGTTGCTGCCCAGGTCCAAGAAAACCAACCTGGACGAGGTGCTTAAGGTTCCCGGCTCGATGTGTGAGAGCGAATTGTTTCGGAGATCCAAGTACACCAAGTCACTGTAGAGTACGAGGAAGTCAGAGGGGATGCGCGGAATCCAATTGTTACACAGTAGAAGCCTGCGTACATCCAGCGGGATCTCATTGGGGAGGTAAGTGAGTCCTCGGTCGCTACAGTCCACCGTGTGAGCGTCCGGGCACATGCAGGTCGTCGGACAGTTTTCCCCTGTTGTCAGCAAGGCGATAGAGATAAAGGCAAAGAGAGGATGGAGTCGGCAGACACATGGCAACATGGTCAAGAGGGTGCAAGAAGCATAGGGAATTTAGGGTGAGGATCAAGGGTATAGGGAGGTGAGGGTCAAAGGGCAGGTATTTAGGAGAGGGGAGGGGAAGGGGAAAAACCCAAAGAGAAATAAAATCAAAGCATACACGGAAGCATCCTGTTGTCCTGGTTTTGAAATTCAAAAAAAGGTCTTGCATTGAGAGGTAAGTGCAAGATATGGAGGCTTTTCTTCTGCGAGACCATGGAGTAAGCAGCTATGAACCAAATAGTGGGCTGCTGGCTTTGATGAGAGAAGGGAGGAGAGATGAACTGTGggagggagaaaaagagagagcgagagagtgagagagacagGGGAGGGGAGATAGACAAAGGTACAAAAAGCTCAGCGTACGACGAGAGGTAAATGGACGGGTTCTTTCTGCCGTTCTTTTTCCCCAGATTCCTCGACCGTGCATGGTGGATGGGCTCAATCGCCCGCCTGTCCGACACAAAAGGATGAAAAGCGCACGCCAGCTCCGGCATGCAGTCTAAGAACTGCGGTCACAACGTGCCTCCGTTTGTCTCTGAGCTCCACACAGGTCTGACAAAGAGCGTAAACGTGACTCCAGGCACTTTCGAGTACAGCATCATGAAGCAGTCTTGATGCTAACAAGAGGACAATTACCAGGTCTTCAGTCTCGTGCTGGAGTGAACTGCAAGCGATTCCtctgattcttttttttctcctgcATGCATGTATTCAATGTTATGGCACAGAAAACCAAATATCCAGACAAAATCCCATGAGATTTCATTAAGAGCTGTGAAagtccctaaccctaaccctaacccttgccTGCTTGTCAACTGATGTGTTTTAATTTGATATCATCACTTAGTTATGGTAAGGGTATACATATAATGTCACTTCCTAGTGAAAGGTTTGACAATTCATTTAAATACTACATAAACTCTATAATATGCAGTagatttagaaagtattcacaccccttgactttttgtacGCGtaattgtgttgtggattgaATTTTTTAATGCGTACAATTGATATACAACTCtacgggtgtgttcgaaaagctagtgcgctctctacatagacgcattttacgtcatcctacgtgctctcccgagaatgaggctgttcgaaatcctagatgccttaataagctgtctagttaggcatcaatgctattttgactcaagaacgagtgagcatcggaagtgtCCTTAGtaatcaaggcaatcccagcatcaaatgtaaataaatgattattgattttcaacttgtataaacttgtacaagtgtttttatttgcaagttcgggcttgtcagcgaatttaaccgttttcggtacactaAAGGAGaggttagttgacatgctagcgcgctgtgccaccccattccattggtttgaatggcaagatgctaaatgctaaatgcaaaacttgatggaatcgctaagtagcgcgtttgaataacctgctttataagtcaatgacttattagaatcctctctactgaggcagctgcctatgtaggcagtaagacagctccctaggttttcgaacacaccccatatctattaaaaaaagaatagaataatataactaataataatatatatatatatatatatacacacacatttactttcacttttatttgattgcagacaggatgaacctgagatatttcatgttttatctgcccAACTTcattacattccaaaaaaggtggGACATTAAAAAATGTcccctttgtaatgtgtgcagcatgtggttttgcattgtcttgttgaaaaatacatggacgtccctggaaaagaagacgtcttgaaggcagcatgtgttgcactaagatctcaatgtacttttctgcattaatgctgccatcacagaagtgtaaatgacctttgccaaggacactgacacagccatgacagaccctggcttttggacttgttgctgataacagtctggatggtccttttcgtctttggtctgaagcacacggcatccatttgtttcccaaaaaagacctggaatgctgattcatctgaacaCAATACTACTTTTCTACTGTGcatttctactgtgtgatggtccatcctagatgcctttgagcccagagaagtcgacactacttctgaacatggttaacataaggcttctttttggcacagtaaagtttaaagtagtATTTgcgcatgtaactctgtattgtagttcctgacaagtaatccctcacccatgtggttatatcagctattgttgagtggcggttcttgatgcagtgccgtctgagggatcaaagatcacaagcatttagcttaagcttgcacccttggcctttacgcactaaaattccttccgattccttgaatcagtcaatgatattatgcactgtagagagagatttatgcaaatcccttctaatctttctctgaggtacattatttttaaacatttcaataattttctcacgcatttgttgacaaactggagatcctctggtcatctttgctcattaaaaactcaactttcctggatgctgtttttgtaccaaaccatgattacaatcacctgttgacatcacctgtttggaatcacatcattttttagtgtttttacctcattactagcccaaaATTGCccccgtaccaactttttttggaatgtgttgcaggcctgaaaggcAGGAATTAATTCTTCTTTAGTCCAGGACTAAATTTTGCTTTGCAGACAATATCTAAGTCTCAATAATGGATTCTTACCATTGTTGAGTTTATCAGGCAGGCAAATAGAATAAAAGACATAATTCAAGGTTTTAACATGAGTCAGAGAGGAACAAATATAGTAAACTGAACTATAACAGAAATGTTTAATCAGCCATAATATAGGAAAACTAACCAGTTTAGGACGATAATTCAGTTAGATATTCTACCTGCACAATATCTTACATGTTCAAACTTATGAACTTATGAACTGCAATAAATCAGAATGAAATTGGTTTGTTTACCAGGAGCCCGGTCATAACCGGTTCCTCATGAACTTTATCATCAATAAATCAAATCTGTGTGGGAAATTGGACATTGGAGATGACAGTAGTAATACATCTGTCTGGAATACAGTTTGCTGCTACTGTGCTACACTTTTCAGAATAACACAACAGTGTATAGTATCATAAAAATGTTCATTCATGACATAACAGGCAAAGTATCATTGTTTATCATTCAATAgtaatatttttacatattttttacatttagttattttttaaataataataatacttttccGTAGGTCTTTGTTTACTCAAATcgcaaatatatttaaattactaGAGTGCATTTTTAGATTTAGATGTTTTATAGGGCATTTATATGGCACATGGTAAAGTATGTACAGGTGCAGAACTGAGAATCTAGTATATGGATCAGATCCACAGTGATGACACCTAAATTCTGAAGCAgctaatatatattatatataatatacaccaatgagccataacattaaaaccacctccttgtttctacactcactgtccattttatcagctccacttaccatatagttctactattactggctgtagttcatctgtttctctgcatgctttgttagccccctttcatgctgttcgtcaatggtcaggacccccacaggaccatcacagagcaggtattatttgggtggtggatcattctctgcactgcaggacactgacatggtggtggtgtgttagtgtgtgttgtgctggtatgagtggatcagacactgcagtgctgctggagtttttaaataccgtgtccactcactgtccactctattatacactccaacctagttggtccaccttgtagatgtaaagtcagagacgatcgctcatctattgctgctgtttgagttggtcatc
Proteins encoded in this region:
- the lrrc38b gene encoding leucine-rich repeat-containing protein 38 → MLPCVCRLHPLFAFISIALLTTGENCPTTCMCPDAHTVDCSDRGLTYLPNEIPLDVRRLLLCNNWIPRIPSDFLVLYSDLVYLDLRNNSLSHIEPGTLSTSSRLVFLDLGSNNLTEIPKGTFGESRSLIKLRLGNNPHLSMVSEDAFRGLTSLRELELERNALSSLQVGALSQLPSLRMVRLEGNPWVCNCHFASLFSWLMENSHKLPNGMEAMECSLPTDGRRVPLSQLSLDSFRECQITLTLTDFLIIIFSGISVSIAAIMASFFLASTVHCFQRWSKGTKGEDEESEG